A stretch of DNA from Williamwhitmania taraxaci:
GTTAAGGCTTCGGGCGAACTCTACGAAGTAGAGGCAAACGAGGCCGTGGGCATCATTATGAGCAAGCTAAAGGAAAAATTCATTCTCTAATTTGAGCGCTATGGACAAAACAGCATATAAGGGAGTTTACGTTTTCGTGGAGCAGCGCGAGAACACCATTCAAAGCGTGTCGCTGGAGCTACTTGGCAAGGCAAGAGACTTGGCCGATGCCCTAGGCGAGAAAGTTTACGCCATGTTTCTTGGCCACAACATTGCCAACCAAACCGGCAAGTTGATAGCCCATGGGGCCGACGTGGTGCTTTGCGCCGACGCACCCGAGCTAGCCGACTACACCACCGAACCTTACACCCAGGCCATCTGCCAAATAATTAAGGAGCACCAGCCATCCATTGTGATGATTGGCGCCACCACCATAGGCCGCGATTTGGGTCCTCGCGTTTCGGCGCGTATCGAAACCGGACTTACCGCCGACTGCACCAAGCTGGAGATATCGGAGGAGCGCGAGCTGCTCATGACCCGTCCTGCCTTTGGAGGTAACCTCATGGCCACCATCGTGTGCAAGGAGCACCGCCCACAAATGTCCACCGTTCGTTCCGGCGTAATGCGCACCCTCCCCGAGGATGGTAGCCGCAAGGGCGAAGTGGTTAAGGTAACCGTGGCCTTCAACAGCAGCAAGTTCCGCGTGAAGTTGCTCAAGACTGTGAAGGAGAAGAAAAACCTGATAGACATCAGCGAGGCTAAAATCCTGATTTCGGGTGGTCGTGGAATGGCCAACGCCGAAGGTTTTTCCAAGCTCACCGACTTAGCCAAAACCATGGGTGCCGAGATCTCCGCATCGCGCGCGGCAGTGGATGCAGGGCTTATTGCACACGATCGGCAAGTAGGACAAACCGGCAAAACCGTTCGTCCTGACCTATACCTTGCCGTAGGTATTTCGGGTGCTATTCAGCACTTGGCCGGCATGGAGGAGTCGGGCTACATTGTTGCCATCAACAAGGATAAGAATGCCCCCATCTTCCAGGTTGCCGACCTCGGCATTGTAGGCGATGCCAAGCAGATTATTCAGCTGCTCAACGATAGGTTGAAGAAATAATTTTTCCCCGCATATAGTATTTCAGAAGAGGAGACCGCATGGTCTCCTCTTTCTTTTTAGGGCCGATGCCAGCACATCGCTTTCATACGATAATAGATCTCTGCTGAACTTGTATCCATCTCTGTCGAAACCATTTCGATCTCTGTCGAAACAATCGCAGATCGCAAGAATGAAAAATAGCGGAAATTATCACCGAAATGGGCAGTGAAACATAGTTATCTGATTGGCTCCACTGAGAATTTTTCAAAACGGTTTCATGCAAAAGATAAAAACGTACATTTGTATTTGGCATCGCTATTCAACCACAGTCAAAATCGTTACAAATGAAACAGAAGATTGTCCTATTAACAATACTTTCGCTTGCACTGATGTCGTGCACCATGCGCCAAGTAGGCCATATTGTTTATGGAATGCCCAGCACAAAGGTGCACCCCATCCAATTCGAAAACACGAGCCAGATAGCCGATCTGAAATTCATTTTTCCCGACACGGCAAACAACGCCTACCTCAAGGAACTCAGGGATACTTATGGGCTAAAGAAGCTCACAGCACAAGCAACTACCGACAAAGAAAAAGCGCTGACCATACTGAGTTGGACAAACCAGCAGTGGAACCATAATGGCGCGAATGAACCTACAAAGCCCGATGCGTTAACCATACTCAAGGAGGCCCAAGAGGGAAAGCAATTCAGGTGTGTAGAATATGGTGTAGTTTCTACGGATGCACTCCTTTCCATCGGGCTCAAGGCTCGGGTTCTGGGCATAAAGACCAAAGATGTAGAGACTAGCAAAACCGGAGCAGGACATGTTTTGGCCGAGGTTTGGTTGCGGGAGTTTAGCAAATGGGCACTAATTGATGGTCAATTCAACATTATGCCCGTATTGAATGGGGTTCCGCTGAATGCGGTGGAATTTCAGGATGCCATCGTAAACCGGAAACCATTTGAGTTGATCAACAGCGAAGGCAGCATATCGAAACAAGCGAAAAAAAACTACCTCGCATTTGTTTCCCACTACCTCTACTACTTCGACATAGCCTTTGATGAGCGAAGGCTCATCGAAAAAGAGAACAGATACACCTACAAAGAAAAACCCAAGTTGATGTTGGTTCCCAATGAAGGTAAAAACCCCACTACATTTCAGCGGAAAAATACACTAAACTACTGCGACTACACCCACTCGGTTAAGGAATTCTATAAGGCACCCGGCTTATAAATAGTTTTATTTATTTTTTGAATTTGCTATAAACCCATCGACACGACGAACGGTAGCGAAAAGCAGAAAAATACCGTTTGTGGAGAAGCGTGGCAGAGTTCTTGACGAATTGCGAGAATATAAAATAACATTCTCGCACTTAAGTGTGCAAATTGCACCTAGCATTGTGTGATAATAATTATTGCTACTTTAGATATTTATAAGCAAGGCGTTGATACGCTAATAAATTGGATAACAGGAATTGGTAAATATGAAAGGAAGTGAGCCATATAAGGTAAATGGCATAAAAATACACACTTAAGAATTTCAAACACTGCAAGGACTTACACCTCATTAACAATATATTACCATGAATGAAATTGTCAACAAGACTTTGGGCTTTTTTCAAAAAGTTCCATCAGCTCCAACTAACCCGCATGAGTCAAATGAGACTGCCACATTTAATATAAAAGATTTATATACTACAGAGGAGCCTTCGGGAAAAGGGGAAGAACAGCTGGGATTGGATGAAAAGTTAAGACAATCGTATTTTTGGATCGCAAACACAGCAATTATAAGCCCATTTTATGATATCGAGTATGATAATGGTGATTCAAAGCAATATATTTTTGGAGATAGTAAGGTTGAAGTTATACTACCTAATGGGCAATGCTATTCCAGCTTTGTTCTAATCCCCCTGTTAAACCTAATGGTAAGAGGCAAATGCCTTATAGTTGGTGGTCCAGGTCGAGGAAAAACAGCTACATCAACACTAATGGGCTTAATAGCCGGATATTCAAAAACAGATGTTCAACGTGCAATTCAGCATGGACAACCTCAAATGACCATTTCCGATTTGTTGGGTTATCCCCTTCCTTCAGATATGGTGAAGGCTGAGAATACTTCTGACATTAGAATTGCATGGAGGAAATGGTTAGGAATGAGAGTTAAAATTATTGATGAGTATAACCGAATTCCGACAAGAACACAATCGGCCTTGTTAACAGTGCTTTCGGATAACTATGCTGAAATTTTTGATCAGATATTCGAATGCCCACAGTCGGCATGGTATCTCACAGCTAATGACGATGCAGGAGGTGGAACTTATCAGGTTATTGAAGCATTGAAGGATAGAATAGACATAGTTGTTCGTGCATTCCATTTTAATACTAGGTTTATTGAAGATCTTCAAAAAAGGATAGAGCTCAATATTAAACCTGAATCGATGATTCCTGAAGAAATTATCTTTTCTGAAGAAGAAATTGATACGATAAATGAGCAGATTAGGGCCATAGTTATTTCTTCACCAATACGTAAACGAATTGAATTCTTTTGCCGACAATTTGAATTCTTTGAGTATTCATCCGACAAGATGGAATACATGACTAAAGATACAGCAAAACTTTCTGGCTTAGACTTCAGAACATTACTCAAGCAGGATTCAGGTAAAGATCAAGTAAAAGATCTCGGTTCGCAAACCGTAAACGGAGTTTCGGTAAGAAAAATCATGACCCTTATAATCTACTCCAAGGCACTTGCTTACTTTAGAGGGAGTAAAGAAGTAGAACTTGAAGATATTCGGCAAATACTACCTTTTATATTGCACGACACCTTAGTACCACATCTCGAGTCGCCTTTTTTTGATCAACAAGGTAATGAGAGGTATCGGGTGGACAGAATTGTTTGGCTTAGAAAATTATTTGATCTCTCATGCGATGAATATAACACTATAGACTTAGACAAAGATGATCCTATTGACATGTTCAACGAACAATTCAAGAAGGGATTA
This window harbors:
- a CDS encoding transglutaminase-like domain-containing protein is translated as MKQKIVLLTILSLALMSCTMRQVGHIVYGMPSTKVHPIQFENTSQIADLKFIFPDTANNAYLKELRDTYGLKKLTAQATTDKEKALTILSWTNQQWNHNGANEPTKPDALTILKEAQEGKQFRCVEYGVVSTDALLSIGLKARVLGIKTKDVETSKTGAGHVLAEVWLREFSKWALIDGQFNIMPVLNGVPLNAVEFQDAIVNRKPFELINSEGSISKQAKKNYLAFVSHYLYYFDIAFDERRLIEKENRYTYKEKPKLMLVPNEGKNPTTFQRKNTLNYCDYTHSVKEFYKAPGL
- a CDS encoding AAA family ATPase, translating into MNEIVNKTLGFFQKVPSAPTNPHESNETATFNIKDLYTTEEPSGKGEEQLGLDEKLRQSYFWIANTAIISPFYDIEYDNGDSKQYIFGDSKVEVILPNGQCYSSFVLIPLLNLMVRGKCLIVGGPGRGKTATSTLMGLIAGYSKTDVQRAIQHGQPQMTISDLLGYPLPSDMVKAENTSDIRIAWRKWLGMRVKIIDEYNRIPTRTQSALLTVLSDNYAEIFDQIFECPQSAWYLTANDDAGGGTYQVIEALKDRIDIVVRAFHFNTRFIEDLQKRIELNIKPESMIPEEIIFSEEEIDTINEQIRAIVISSPIRKRIEFFCRQFEFFEYSSDKMEYMTKDTAKLSGLDFRTLLKQDSGKDQVKDLGSQTVNGVSVRKIMTLIIYSKALAYFRGSKEVELEDIRQILPFILHDTLVPHLESPFFDQQGNERYRVDRIVWLRKLFDLSCDEYNTIDLDKDDPIDMFNEQFKKGLENVSAKEIDKRLLDIEKQLNQWSQEKKLYGYRHDDILMLKYLHQRYTNYRRWLKWKG
- a CDS encoding electron transfer flavoprotein subunit alpha/FixB family protein, yielding MDKTAYKGVYVFVEQRENTIQSVSLELLGKARDLADALGEKVYAMFLGHNIANQTGKLIAHGADVVLCADAPELADYTTEPYTQAICQIIKEHQPSIVMIGATTIGRDLGPRVSARIETGLTADCTKLEISEERELLMTRPAFGGNLMATIVCKEHRPQMSTVRSGVMRTLPEDGSRKGEVVKVTVAFNSSKFRVKLLKTVKEKKNLIDISEAKILISGGRGMANAEGFSKLTDLAKTMGAEISASRAAVDAGLIAHDRQVGQTGKTVRPDLYLAVGISGAIQHLAGMEESGYIVAINKDKNAPIFQVADLGIVGDAKQIIQLLNDRLKK